In Lapillicoccus jejuensis, the DNA window GGCGACGTAGGGTGCGGCCATGGCGACGCCGACAACGCACAAGATCCTGCTCGACGAGTCGGAGATGCCGACCCGCTGGTACAACATCATCCCCGACCTGCCGGCGCCGCCGCCCCCGCCGCTGCACCCCGGCACGCTGCAGCCGGTCGGCCCGGAGGACCTCGCGCCGCTGTTCCCGATGGACCTCATCGAGCAGGAGGTGACGACCGAGCGGTACGTCGACATCCCGGAGGAGGTCCAGGACGTCTACCGGCTGTGGCGGCCGTCGCCGCTCTTCCGCGCGCACGCGCTGGAGAAGGCGCTCGGCACCCCGGCCCGGATCTACTACAAGTACGAGGGGGTCTCCCCCGCCGGCTCCCACAAGCCGAACACGGCTGTGCCGCAGGCGTACTACAACGCCAAGGCCGGCGTGCGGAAGCTGACGACCGAGACCGGCGCCGGCCAGTGGGGCACGGCGCTCGCGTTCGCCTGCGCGCAGTTCGGCCTCGAGTGCGAGGTGTGGCAGGTCGGCGCGAGCTACGACCAGAAGCCCTACCGCCGCATCATGATCGAGACCTTCGGCGGCACGGTGCACCGCTCGCCGTCGGAGCTGACGGCGGCCGGGCGGGCCATCCGCGCCGACCGCCCGGACCACCCGGGCTCGCTCGGGATCGCCATCTCCGAGGCCGTCGAGGTCGCGGCGCAGCACGACGACATCCGCTACGCGCTCGGCAGCGTCCTCAACCACGTCCTGCTCCACCAGACCGTCATCGGCGAGGAGGCGCTGCTGCAGCTGGCCAAGGTCGGCGAGCAGGCCGACGTCATCGTCGGCTGCACCGGCGGTGGGTCGAACTTCGGGGGGCTGGTCTTCCCGTTCCTGCGGGAGAAGCTCGCCGGGAAGATGTCTCCCGAGATCCGGGCCGTCGAGCCGGCGTCGTGCCCGTCGCTGACCAAGGGCACCTACGCCTACGACTTCGGCGACACCGCCGGCATGACGCCGCTCATGAAGATGCACACCCTGGGACACGACTTCGTGCCGGACCCGATCCACGCGGGCGGGCTGCGCTACCACGGGATGTCGCCGCTGCTGAGCCACGTCTACGAGCTCGGGCTGATGACCGCGACGGCGATCCCGCAGACCGAGTGCTTCACCGCGGCGGTCCAGTTCGCGCGGACCGAGGGCATCGTGCCGGCGCCCGAGCCGACTCACGCGCTGGCCGCCTGCATCCGGGAGGCGCTGGCCTGCAAGGAGTCCGGCGAGGAGAAGGTCATCCTCACGGCGCTCTGCGGGCACGGCCACCTCGACCTCGCGGCGTACGACGCGTTCCTGTCCGGCCGGATGGTCGACGAGGACGCCGACGACGCGCGGTTCGCGGACGCGCTCTCCCGGCTCCCGCAGGTGCCGGCCGGCGCCTGACGGTGGCGGCCCCCACCGGTCCCCCGCCCACCTCACCCGGCCTCGACGTCACCCCCGCCGTCGGCACCTTCCGCTCGGTCCGGGTCGGCATCCCGCTGCTCCTGCTCACCCTGCTCGCCGCCGTGGCGCTGCAGGTCGGGCA includes these proteins:
- a CDS encoding TrpB-like pyridoxal phosphate-dependent enzyme, encoding MATPTTHKILLDESEMPTRWYNIIPDLPAPPPPPLHPGTLQPVGPEDLAPLFPMDLIEQEVTTERYVDIPEEVQDVYRLWRPSPLFRAHALEKALGTPARIYYKYEGVSPAGSHKPNTAVPQAYYNAKAGVRKLTTETGAGQWGTALAFACAQFGLECEVWQVGASYDQKPYRRIMIETFGGTVHRSPSELTAAGRAIRADRPDHPGSLGIAISEAVEVAAQHDDIRYALGSVLNHVLLHQTVIGEEALLQLAKVGEQADVIVGCTGGGSNFGGLVFPFLREKLAGKMSPEIRAVEPASCPSLTKGTYAYDFGDTAGMTPLMKMHTLGHDFVPDPIHAGGLRYHGMSPLLSHVYELGLMTATAIPQTECFTAAVQFARTEGIVPAPEPTHALAACIREALACKESGEEKVILTALCGHGHLDLAAYDAFLSGRMVDEDADDARFADALSRLPQVPAGA